A window of the candidate division KSB1 bacterium genome harbors these coding sequences:
- a CDS encoding response regulator: MSDRPRILIVEDEAIVARDVESMLRDLGYQVVGIAATGEAAIAKAKETCPDLVLMDIKLRGDIDGVKAAEEIAASVEVPVIFVTANSDDLTLQRAKVTTPFGYVLKPFEPRELHIAVEIALYRHVAERELVRVHKQNEELLAAVPSVLIGVDAEGKVVHWNGQAEAVFAIAAEQAVGQRFRDCPVRWSWTAIEEKIALCLERRAAISLKEFRYQRPDEREGFLNVTISPYHTRGGPAGFLMAAEEVTEYKILQQQFLQAQKLESIGQLAAGIAHEINTPTQFIGDNTRFLRDSFAGLFGLVNKYRELKEAARQDDAWPELVASIDALEQEVDLDYLAGEIPLAIDQTLEGVDRVAHIVQAMRAFSHPGGQGKTAVDFNKAIETTVTVARNEWKYVADVEMALDNSLPQIQGLPNEINQVILNILLNATHAIKDVVGARPERKGKITISTHRTDGWVEMRISDTGPGIPAAIRHRIFDPFFTTKPVGTGTGQGLAIAHCVVVEKHKGSITFETAEGKGTTFIVRLPINGA; this comes from the coding sequence ATGAGTGACAGGCCTCGCATTCTCATTGTGGAAGACGAGGCGATCGTCGCCAGGGACGTGGAGAGCATGCTGCGCGACTTGGGCTACCAGGTGGTGGGCATCGCCGCCACCGGCGAGGCGGCCATCGCCAAGGCCAAGGAGACGTGCCCGGACCTGGTGCTGATGGACATCAAGCTGCGCGGCGACATCGATGGGGTCAAGGCTGCTGAAGAGATTGCTGCCTCCGTGGAGGTGCCCGTTATCTTCGTCACCGCCAATTCCGACGACCTGACCCTGCAACGGGCAAAGGTCACGACCCCATTTGGCTATGTGCTGAAGCCATTCGAGCCGCGGGAGCTGCACATCGCCGTCGAGATCGCCCTGTACCGGCACGTCGCAGAGCGCGAACTTGTCAGAGTGCACAAGCAGAACGAAGAGCTCCTGGCAGCGGTGCCGTCGGTGCTCATCGGTGTGGATGCCGAAGGGAAGGTAGTGCACTGGAACGGACAGGCCGAAGCGGTCTTCGCCATTGCCGCAGAGCAGGCGGTGGGACAGCGCTTTCGCGATTGCCCGGTGCGTTGGTCCTGGACGGCCATAGAAGAGAAAATCGCCCTTTGCCTTGAGCGGAGAGCCGCCATTTCCCTCAAAGAATTCCGCTACCAGCGCCCCGACGAGCGCGAGGGGTTTCTGAACGTGACCATTAGTCCCTACCACACGCGGGGCGGGCCCGCAGGGTTCCTGATGGCAGCCGAGGAAGTCACCGAGTACAAGATCCTGCAGCAGCAATTTCTGCAGGCGCAAAAGTTGGAGTCCATCGGTCAGTTGGCCGCGGGCATCGCGCACGAGATCAATACGCCCACCCAGTTCATCGGCGACAACACCCGCTTCCTGCGTGACTCCTTTGCCGGGCTTTTTGGCCTGGTGAACAAGTACCGAGAGTTGAAAGAGGCAGCGCGCCAGGACGACGCATGGCCGGAGCTGGTGGCCAGCATCGATGCGCTGGAACAGGAGGTGGACCTTGACTACCTGGCCGGGGAAATCCCCTTGGCCATCGACCAGACGCTGGAGGGGGTGGACAGGGTCGCGCACATTGTGCAGGCCATGCGCGCCTTCTCCCATCCGGGCGGGCAAGGGAAGACGGCGGTGGACTTCAACAAGGCCATCGAGACCACGGTGACGGTGGCTCGCAACGAGTGGAAGTACGTCGCAGATGTGGAGATGGCCTTGGACAATAGCCTGCCGCAGATCCAGGGTCTGCCAAACGAAATCAATCAGGTGATCCTCAACATTCTCCTCAATGCGACCCACGCCATTAAGGACGTGGTGGGGGCGCGGCCGGAGCGCAAGGGGAAAATCACCATCAGCACCCACCGCACCGACGGCTGGGTGGAGATGCGCATCAGCGACACGGGCCCGGGCATCCCCGCGGCCATCCGTCACCGCATCTTCGATCCCTTCTTTACCACCAAACCTGTGGGCACCGGCACAGGACAGGGATTGGCCATCGCCCACTGCGTGGTGGTTGAGAAACACAAGGGTTCTATTACCTTCGAGACGGCGGAGGGCAAGGGAACGACCTTCATCGTGCGCTTGCCCATTAACGGGGCGTAG
- a CDS encoding response regulator, with protein sequence MDGKPKILVVEDEQIVALDMKGMLQRLGYVVTGLAATGEQAIDKAGLTRPDLVLMDIKLRGDMDGVQAAQEIKARYGIPVIYLTANTDQETYERAMATGPAGYLQKPFELQVLAAALAKALQATRAGATTGSSSPDACRQECVQENAVTEGGGRA encoded by the coding sequence ATGGACGGTAAGCCGAAAATACTCGTGGTCGAGGATGAACAGATCGTGGCGCTGGACATGAAAGGGATGTTGCAGCGCCTGGGCTATGTGGTGACCGGGCTGGCAGCCACTGGAGAGCAGGCCATCGACAAGGCGGGCCTCACCAGGCCGGACCTGGTGCTGATGGACATCAAGCTGCGCGGCGACATGGACGGCGTCCAGGCTGCTCAGGAGATCAAGGCGCGCTACGGCATCCCGGTCATCTATCTTACCGCCAACACCGACCAGGAGACCTATGAGCGTGCCATGGCCACTGGGCCTGCCGGCTACTTGCAGAAGCCGTTCGAGCTCCAGGTGTTGGCCGCGGCGTTGGCCAAGGCGCTGCAGGCGACGCGCGCCGGCGCAACGACCGGTTCTTCCAGTCCGGACGCGTGCAGACAGGAGTGCGTGCAGGAGAATGCCGTGACCGAGGGTGGAGGGAGAGCATGA